One Nocardioides aromaticivorans genomic window carries:
- a CDS encoding polyprenyl synthetase family protein, with amino-acid sequence MTSAPSPAELALPILDEALAERLRGRMATVEDALYAHASSRAPYVTEAARHLLAAGGKRFRPLLVLLAAEAGPRPDADEVLTAACVVEITHVGSLYHDDVMDEAELRRGEDSANARYDNLVAILTGDWLFAKSSELTAQLGPEAVRIQAETFTRLVEGQILETVKPGPDEDALAHYLEVVAGKTGSLIATSAHYGALFSGAAPEVVAALTAYGELVGTAFQLSDDILDIASESEESGKTPGTDLKEGVPTLPVLIARASTDPADARLLELLDPERSDLAGDAELHAEALDLLRKHPAMAEAQAYVVARAQEAKRLLEVLPEGSVRSALEAFADVVAVRSA; translated from the coding sequence GTGACGAGTGCTCCATCGCCCGCTGAGCTGGCCCTCCCGATCCTCGACGAGGCGCTGGCCGAGCGTCTGCGCGGCCGGATGGCCACGGTCGAGGACGCCCTCTACGCCCACGCGTCCAGCCGGGCGCCGTACGTCACCGAGGCGGCGCGGCACCTGCTCGCCGCCGGTGGCAAGCGGTTCCGCCCGCTGCTGGTGCTGCTGGCGGCCGAGGCCGGGCCGCGCCCCGACGCCGACGAGGTGCTCACCGCGGCGTGCGTCGTGGAGATCACCCACGTGGGCTCGCTCTACCACGACGACGTGATGGACGAGGCGGAGCTGCGTCGCGGCGAGGACTCCGCCAACGCGCGCTACGACAACCTGGTCGCGATCCTCACGGGCGACTGGCTCTTCGCGAAGTCGTCGGAGCTCACCGCCCAGCTCGGCCCCGAGGCCGTCCGGATCCAGGCGGAGACCTTCACCCGGCTGGTCGAGGGCCAGATCCTCGAGACGGTGAAGCCGGGCCCCGACGAGGACGCGCTCGCCCACTACCTCGAGGTCGTCGCCGGCAAGACCGGCTCGCTGATCGCGACGTCGGCCCACTACGGCGCGCTCTTCTCGGGTGCCGCCCCCGAGGTCGTCGCCGCCCTCACCGCGTACGGCGAGCTGGTCGGCACCGCCTTCCAGCTCTCCGACGACATCCTCGACATCGCCTCGGAGAGCGAGGAGTCCGGCAAGACGCCGGGCACCGACCTCAAGGAGGGCGTGCCCACGCTGCCGGTGCTCATCGCCCGTGCCTCGACGGACCCGGCCGACGCCCGGCTGCTGGAGCTGCTCGACCCCGAGCGCTCCGACCTGGCAGGTGACGCCGAGCTGCACGCCGAGGCGCTGGACCTGCTGCGCAAGCACCCGGCGATGGCGGAGGCCCAGGCCTACGTCGTCGCCCGTGCGCAGGAGGCCAAGCGGTTGCTCGAGGTGCTTCCCGAGGGCTCGGTGCGGAGCGCCCTCGAGGCGTTCGCGGACGTGGTGGCGGTCCGCTCCGCCTGA
- the nuoN gene encoding NADH-quinone oxidoreductase subunit NuoN, protein MEFVKPELEYAELLPLLIVLGAACVGVLFEALLPRDLRRLPQVALSLAALISALVATILVGADLDEHTGIAGAEGKGLVGAMGSVVVDGPTVYLWGLLLVFAIGGVALFAERRLEGGVSAFTGQAAALPGTDTERDASTRGLEHTEVYPLLLFAVGGMLLFPASGDLLTMFVALEVLSLPLYLLCGLARRRRLLSQEAAMKYFLLGAFASGFFLYGAALVYGYAGSVTFAGINEAVRAGGANHGLLLAGIALLSVGLLFKVGAAPFQAWTPDVYQGAPTAVTAFMAAGTKVAAFGALLRLLYVAFGGERWSWQPMLWVVAIASMVLGAALAVVQNDVKRMLAYSSVAHTGFLLVGVLGVQSAGDLAEGQYTSLEGVLFYLTTYGFAMIGSFAVVTLVRDAGGEATHYDRWAGLGKRSPLVAGAFAFFLLSMAGIPLTAGFIGKWAVFTSAMSAGAWPIVLVAIASSIVAITFYVRHIRLMFFTEAHPDGGGAVTTPSLLTSVTVVVCLAATLVLGVVPGPVLELVTHTGDFIR, encoded by the coding sequence ATGGAGTTCGTGAAGCCCGAGCTCGAGTACGCCGAGCTCCTGCCGCTGCTGATCGTCCTCGGCGCCGCGTGCGTGGGCGTCCTGTTCGAGGCGCTCCTGCCGCGCGACCTTCGCCGCCTGCCCCAGGTGGCGCTCAGCCTCGCCGCCCTGATCTCCGCCCTGGTCGCCACGATCCTCGTCGGGGCCGACCTCGACGAGCACACCGGCATCGCCGGCGCCGAGGGCAAGGGCCTCGTCGGCGCGATGGGCTCGGTCGTCGTCGACGGCCCGACCGTCTACCTCTGGGGCCTGCTGCTCGTCTTCGCCATCGGCGGGGTCGCGCTCTTCGCCGAGCGTCGCCTCGAGGGCGGGGTCTCGGCGTTCACCGGCCAGGCGGCCGCGCTGCCCGGCACGGACACCGAGCGCGACGCGTCGACCCGCGGGCTCGAGCACACCGAGGTCTACCCGCTGCTGCTCTTCGCGGTCGGCGGCATGCTGCTCTTCCCGGCCTCGGGCGACCTGCTGACGATGTTCGTCGCGCTCGAGGTCCTCTCGCTGCCGCTCTACCTGCTCTGCGGGCTCGCCCGCCGGCGCCGCCTGCTGAGCCAGGAGGCGGCCATGAAGTACTTCCTGCTCGGCGCCTTCGCCTCCGGCTTCTTCCTGTACGGCGCCGCGCTGGTCTACGGCTACGCCGGGTCGGTCACCTTCGCCGGGATCAACGAGGCGGTCCGTGCGGGCGGGGCCAACCACGGCCTCCTGCTCGCCGGCATCGCGCTGCTCTCGGTCGGCCTGCTGTTCAAGGTCGGTGCCGCCCCGTTCCAGGCCTGGACGCCGGACGTCTACCAGGGCGCCCCGACTGCGGTCACCGCGTTCATGGCCGCCGGCACGAAGGTCGCCGCCTTCGGCGCCCTGCTGCGCCTGCTCTACGTCGCGTTCGGCGGCGAGCGCTGGAGCTGGCAGCCGATGCTGTGGGTCGTCGCGATCGCGTCGATGGTGCTGGGCGCCGCGCTGGCCGTCGTACAGAACGACGTCAAGCGGATGCTGGCCTACTCCTCCGTCGCGCACACCGGCTTCCTGCTCGTGGGCGTGCTGGGCGTGCAGAGCGCGGGCGACCTGGCCGAGGGCCAGTACACCTCGCTCGAGGGCGTGCTGTTCTACCTCACGACCTACGGCTTCGCGATGATCGGCTCGTTCGCGGTCGTCACCCTGGTGCGCGACGCGGGCGGCGAGGCGACCCACTACGACCGCTGGGCCGGGCTGGGCAAGCGCTCGCCGCTGGTGGCCGGTGCCTTCGCCTTCTTCCTGCTGTCGATGGCGGGCATCCCGCTGACTGCCGGCTTCATCGGCAAGTGGGCGGTCTTCACCTCGGCGATGTCCGCCGGCGCCTGGCCGATCGTGCTCGTGGCGATCGCGTCGAGCATCGTCGCGATCACCTTCTACGTGCGCCACATCCGGCTGATGTTCTTCACCGAGGCGCACCCGGACGGTGGTGGCGCGGTCACGACGCCGTCGCTGCTGACCTCGGTGACCGTCGTCGTCTGCCTCGCGGCGACCCTCGTCCTCGGCGTGGTGCCGGGCCCGGTTCTCGAGCTGGTCACCCATACGGGAGACTTCATCAGGTGA